A portion of the Manduca sexta isolate Smith_Timp_Sample1 chromosome 20, JHU_Msex_v1.0, whole genome shotgun sequence genome contains these proteins:
- the LOC115446293 gene encoding uncharacterized protein LOC115446293, whose translation MRHTFEFHWIVLIGFIVLSTIHKSHTYNCSSYYILLNHPDFDVEVVTDPSIVNTAVFESLNSSIPKTCYIGLSCLGSMTECTPILRRRIVYGSDTHEHEPVTKKTDVTWPLPKPSHHEPDEKVELTTKCQKDMKDYLISNKCEEKNDTRNEATAFYQCNALPYEDCERISDEYLPGNLTPERRENCKSYIIHVKKLYTIYHNSSDFLPYSLRPNPTNFDRLSCIDDTTTCVLDFNCTGEGKNCVNIYRYKPSETKNNTECLSSIKPPSTIASTIETKNPTDSANATRTETITTTAPTKVIEDFTNTTTTEILITTAPINITKDSINPTNTTMIETITTTAPTKVIEDSTNTTTETLTTTAPTNITKDPTNSTNATTTEIVTITAPTEITKDPTDYTNATTIKTITTTVSTTVTKDPTDFSNATTEILVTKAPTDKPNGTYKTNTKNVDYTNSEIYTNDGLKGFVSEILGNTSETNFIVYVVLIAVALFVGGMLFCLAVMKLTRCNKRRKYDFT comes from the exons ATGCGACATACCTTTGAATTTCATTGGATTGTTTTGATTGGATTCATAGTGCTGTCCact ATCCACAAATCGCATACGTACAATTGTTCCagttattatatacttttgaaCCACCCGGACTTTGATGTTGAAGTCGTCACCGATCCTAGTAtagt aaACACGGCAGTTTTTGAATCGTTAAATTCAAGTATTCCAAAAACATGTTATATTGGACTTAGTTGCCTTGGAAGTATGACGGAATGTACGCCAATTCTTCGACGGAGAATCGTATACGGTTCTGATACTCATGAACATGAACCGGTTACCAAAAAAACCGACGTGACCTGGCCCCTGCCAAAACCTTCTCACCACGAACCAGATGAAAAAGTTGAACTTACTACAAAATGTCAAAAAGATATGAAAGATTACCTTATAAGTAACAAATGTGAAGAGAAAAATGATACGAGGAATGAAGCAACAGCGTTTTACCAATGCAATGCACTGCCGTATGAAGACTGCGAGAGAATCTCTGACGAATATTTACCAGGCAAT CTAACACCAGAACGTCGAGAAAATTGTAAAAGCTATATAATACACGTGAAAaaactatatactatatatcaTAACAGTAGCGATTTTCTACCGTATTCACTTCGACC AAACCCTACAAATTTCGATAGATTGTCATGCATTGATGACACTACCACGTGCGTTCTGGACTTTAATTGTACAGGCGAAGGGAAAAATTGCGTCAATATATACCGTTACAAACCGTCTGAAACCAAGAATAATACGGAGTGTTTATCATCGATTAAACCTCCGTCAACTATTGCCTCGACCATAGAAACTAAGAATCCCACAGATTCTGCTAATGCCACAAGAACCGAGACTATAACGACTACCGCACCGACCAAAGTAATTGAAGATTTTACTAACACCACAACGACAGAGATTCTTATAACTACCGCCCCGATTAATATAACTAAAGATTCTATAAATCCCACTAACACCACAATGATCGAGACTATTACGACTACCGCCCCGACCAAAGTAATTGAAGATTCCACTAACACCACCACTGAGACTCTAACAACTACCGCCCCGACTAATATAACTAAAGATCCGACAAATTCCACTAACGCCACAACAACTGAGATTGTTACGATAACCGCCCCGACTGAAATAACTAAAGATCCTACAGATTATACTAATGCCACAACGATTAAAACTATTACGACTACCGTCTCAACCACAGTGACAAAAGATCCAACAGATTTTTCTAACGCTACAACTGAGATTTTAGTAACTAAGGCTCCAACTGATAAACCTAATGGGACATATaagacaaatacaaaaaatgttgaCTATACTAACTCAGAGATATATACCAATGATGGTTTAAAAGGCTTTGTGTCAGAAATCCTAGGAAATACGTCGGAAACAAACTTCATAGTGTATGTGGTTTTAATAGCCGTTGCACTATTTGTGGGTGGTATGCTATTTTGTCTGGCGGTGATGAAGTTGACGCGCTGCAACAAAAGGCGAAAATACG attttacgTAA